From Bufo gargarizans isolate SCDJY-AF-19 chromosome 10, ASM1485885v1, whole genome shotgun sequence, the proteins below share one genomic window:
- the HTATIP2 gene encoding oxidoreductase HTATIP2: MPGVWRTDCWSIGGAVLVLLAAISLHEEPEEPPRMAKDLKTLQEAYRQLNKSCFILGASGETGKELLKQIVHSRLYGKVTVIGRRKLNYEDEAYKDVNQEVVDFEKLDEHSAAFQGHDVGFCCLGTTKAKSGEAGFIRVDHDYVLKSAQLAKAGGCQHFNLESSQGANKGSSFLYLRVKGEVEAEVEEIGFDRYTIFRPAVLMVDREESRPAEWLTRKLMVPIAHFFPTAYTVPITTLVKGMLNNAVLPSDKKVELLENKAIHALGKMEEEKKK, from the exons ATGCCGGGTGTGTGGAGAACCGACTGCTGGAGCATCGGCGGCGCCGTCCTCGTCCTCCTAGCCGCCATCTCACTGCACGAGGAGCCGGAGGAGCCGCCCAG GATGGCTAAAGATCTCAAGACGCTGCAAGAAGCCTACCGGCAGCTGAACAAGTCCTGCTTCATCCTCGGGGCGTCCGGAGAGACGGGCAAAGAGCTCCTCAAGCAGATAGTCCACAGTCGGCTGTACGGCAAAGTCACGGTCATCGGGCGCCGGAAGCTAAACTATGAAGACGAGGCTTATAAAGATGTG AACCAGGAGGTGGTTGATTTTGAGAAGTTAGATGAGCATTCGGCTGCCTTTCAAGGACACGATGTTGGGTTCTGCTGTCTTGGAACCACAAAAGCAAAATCTGGGGAG GCTGGATTTATCCGAGTCGACCACGACTATGTTCTGAAGTCGGCGCAGCTGGCAAAAGCTGGTGGCTGCCAACACTTTAATCTGGAGTCTTCTCAAGGCGCTAACAAGGGGAGCAGCTTCCTCTACCTCAGGGTTAAG GGTGAAGTGGAAGCGGAGGTAGAAGAGATCGGATTTGACCGTTATACCATCTTCAGACCTGC GGTGCTGATGGTTGACCGGGAAGAGTCGCGCCCGGCAGAATGGCTAACCAGGAAGCTGATGGTTCCGATCGCTCACTTCTTCCCCACCGCCTACACCGTGCCCATCACGACGCTGGTGAAGGGCATGCTGAACAACGCAGTGCTGCCAAGTGACAAGAAGGTGGAGCTGCTGGAAAACAAAGCCATACACGCCCTggggaagatggaggaggagaagaagaagtag